One window of Pseudomonadota bacterium genomic DNA carries:
- a CDS encoding DUF3343 domain-containing protein, which translates to MSLFSFSRDKQKQGTPGDNGNADRGIMVFEHTSEVIQAENILKKEGWEIRVMGPPPEIQSGCDLIIEFPLIEELNIFRTLEEKGIPPLDMVPVTSPLLQPVDLFQIKDFGGHLMVRAANMKLTVEKASGNIVNVSGGGCPDVPYLAYEMVGQTLTSSPSPREIGHTLCGYALQLAFEEVQRQCSP; encoded by the coding sequence GTGTCTCTTTTTAGTTTTTCCAGGGATAAACAAAAGCAGGGCACGCCGGGTGATAATGGAAATGCCGATCGCGGGATCATGGTGTTTGAACATACCAGTGAGGTTATCCAGGCGGAAAATATCCTGAAAAAAGAAGGGTGGGAAATCCGGGTTATGGGACCGCCGCCTGAAATTCAAAGTGGGTGTGATCTGATCATTGAGTTTCCCCTCATAGAGGAACTGAACATTTTCAGGACTCTTGAAGAAAAAGGAATTCCCCCTCTGGACATGGTTCCCGTAACCAGCCCCCTTCTGCAACCGGTGGATCTCTTTCAGATCAAGGACTTTGGTGGGCATCTCATGGTCCGGGCGGCTAATATGAAACTGACTGTTGAGAAAGCAAGCGGAAATATTGTCAATGTTTCCGGCGGCGGCTGCCCCGACGTTCCCTATCTGGCTTATGAAATGGTAGGTCAAACGCTCACCAGTTCCCCCAGCCCCCGTGAAATAGGCCATACTCTCTGTGGATATGCCCTGCAGTTAGCCTTTGAGGAGGTCCAACGC
- the yedE gene encoding YedE family putative selenium transporter, with amino-acid sequence MRFKNIFATRWGIIGVGLFIGVFAALLQKWGNPGNMGICVACFERDIAGALGLHRAGVVQYIRPEIIGFVMGAFISAYLFKEYRPRLGSAPIVRFVLGVFAMIGALVFLGCPWRAALRLAGGDGNAILGLLGLIVGIWIGTLFLRKGYNLGRTQATHAAAGWMLPLIMLGFLALLIAFPQIEGQSRSGVLFYSLKGPGAMHAPLLISLGIGLTIGFLAQRSRFCTMGAWRDFILFRQNHLLSGFIALVVAAFVTNLIVGQFHPGFKGQPVAHTMHIWNFAGMVLSGLAFALAGGCPGRQLFLSGEGDGDAAIFVLGMIVGAGFAHNFGLASSPKGVGPYGIPAVIIGLIVCLFIGFTMRKRIA; translated from the coding sequence ATGAGGTTTAAAAATATTTTTGCCACCCGGTGGGGGATTATTGGCGTAGGTTTGTTTATCGGTGTTTTTGCGGCCCTCTTACAGAAGTGGGGAAATCCCGGAAATATGGGCATCTGTGTGGCCTGTTTTGAAAGGGATATTGCCGGGGCTCTCGGGTTACACCGCGCGGGAGTTGTTCAATACATACGACCGGAAATTATCGGCTTCGTTATGGGGGCATTCATTTCTGCATATTTATTCAAGGAATATCGTCCCCGTCTTGGATCAGCGCCTATTGTGCGATTTGTGCTGGGAGTCTTTGCCATGATTGGTGCCCTGGTCTTTTTAGGATGTCCCTGGCGGGCGGCATTGCGCCTTGCGGGCGGTGATGGAAACGCAATTCTCGGTCTGTTGGGATTAATTGTCGGTATCTGGATCGGAACTCTTTTTCTCAGAAAAGGTTACAATCTGGGACGTACCCAGGCTACTCATGCGGCGGCGGGATGGATGCTACCACTTATAATGCTTGGCTTTCTGGCGCTTCTTATTGCCTTCCCGCAAATTGAAGGTCAAAGCCGAAGCGGGGTCCTTTTTTACAGCCTGAAAGGTCCTGGCGCCATGCACGCCCCCCTTCTTATATCTCTGGGAATCGGCCTTACTATAGGATTTCTGGCCCAGCGAAGCCGGTTTTGCACTATGGGGGCCTGGCGGGACTTCATACTCTTTCGTCAAAATCATCTCCTTTCAGGTTTCATTGCTCTCGTCGTTGCCGCTTTTGTCACCAACCTCATCGTCGGACAGTTTCACCCGGGATTTAAGGGACAGCCGGTTGCCCATACAATGCATATCTGGAACTTTGCGGGAATGGTTCTGTCCGGTCTGGCTTTTGCTCTTGCTGGTGGTTGCCCCGGACGTCAGCTTTTCCTGTCCGGAGAGGGAGATGGGGATGCCGCCATTTTTGTACTGGGAATGATCGTCGGGGCGGGATTCGCCCATAATTTCGGTCTGGCCAGTTCCCCGAAAGGTGTGGGACCTTATGGTATTCCGGCAGTCATCATTGGCCTGATTGTTTGTCTGTTTATCGGATTTACGATGAGAAAAAGAATTGCTTAA
- a CDS encoding sulfurtransferase TusA family protein, protein MSTKVDARGLSCPQPVLMTIDEIKSGKTSEIEIIVDTETSKENVSRAATSQDWKVTDVSETAGEYKITISKD, encoded by the coding sequence ATGAGCACAAAAGTCGATGCCCGGGGCCTTTCCTGCCCTCAGCCCGTTTTGATGACCATCGATGAGATAAAATCCGGAAAAACAAGCGAGATCGAGATTATCGTAGATACGGAAACATCAAAGGAAAATGTCTCGCGTGCCGCCACCAGTCAGGACTGGAAAGTAACCGATGTCAGTGAAACAGCCGGCGAGTACAAGATTACCATAAGCAAGGATTAA